One stretch of Hevea brasiliensis isolate MT/VB/25A 57/8 chromosome 12, ASM3005281v1, whole genome shotgun sequence DNA includes these proteins:
- the LOC110636849 gene encoding protein SABRE isoform X2, which yields MAASPVKFLFGFLMVSITLWMVFIFASRLLAWILSRIVGASVGFRVGGWKCLRDVVVKFKKGAVESVSVGEIRLSVRQSLVKLGVGFFSRDPKLQVLICDLEIVMRSSSRGSQKTKAQKARTRNSGRGKWMVLANIARFLSVSVTDLVVKSPKAMIEIKELRLDITKDGGSKPNLFVKLRILPIIIHMGEPRVSCDQSSNYDGGGCISVGETSFGITEGPFASFICEDFSLSCEFGHDREVGVIIRNLDITCGEVIVHLNEKLLSKNRTLDASTQTDKAVVNSAVVKDPQRKQSVLVAIIKYTSMFPQKVSFTLPKLDVRFVHREHDLVIENNIMGIQLKSIKSLCTEDMGESTRLDVQMDFSEIHLLREAGTSVMEILKVVVISFVYIPLEPTSPVRAEIDVRLGGTQCNIIMSRLKPWLQLHYSRKKKMVLREEIHVPVKSQSTASKAIMWTCTVSAPEMTIVLYSINGLPLYHLCSQSSHVFANNVSSMGTAIHLELGELNFHMSDEYQECLKESPFVVESNSGALVHIARVSLDWGKKDIESSEEDGARCKLVLSVDVTGMGIYFNFKRAQSLIATVISFQSLLKSLSGSGKKTSQSRGGRSSKPSGKGIQVLKFNLERCTVNFCGETSLDNAVVADPKRVNYGSQGGRVVISVSDDGTPRTASVISTVSDDCKKLKYSLSLDIFHYALCVIKENQTTEMELERARSIYQEHLEKHRSDTKVTLFDVQNAKFVRRSGGLKGIAICCLFSATEITVRWEPDAHLSLIELVLQLKLLVHNQKLQEHGNERTEEASSMRDTEQKKDASLESGNFDKPKKKENIFAVDVEMLSVSAGVGDGVDAMVHVQSIFSENARIGVLLEGLVLSFNGAKVFRSGRMQISRIPSTSSSSSNAKLPSAITWDWVIQGLDVHIRMPYRLELRAIDDSVEDMLRALKLVTAAKTQLIFPMKKESSKSKKSSSTKFGCVKFCIRKLIADIEEEPMQGWLDEHYQLMKSEACELAVRQKFLDEFISKVNNCSKTAETNDSTIERKVNCNGVQIDMQDPLAIQKMQEEIYKQSFRSYYQACQKLVPSEGSGACRERFQSGFKPSTSRTSLLSISATELDVSLTRIDGGDDGMIEVLKKLDPVCREVDIPFSRLYGSNILLHTGTLVAQIRNYSFPLFAGAAGKCEGRVVLAQQATCFQPQIYQDVFIGRWRKVRLLRSATGTTPPTKSYFDLPMYFQKAEVSFGVGYEPSFADVSYAFTVALRRANLSVRNPGPLVQPPKKERSLPWWDDMRNYIHGNITFGFSETRWHILATTDPYEKLDKLQITSGSMEIQQSDGRIYMSAKDFKIFLSSLERLASNCGLKLPSGVYGAFLEAPVFILEVTMDWDCDSGTPLNHYLFALPNEGRPREKVFDPFRSTSLLLRWNFSLRPSISLCENQSSSSSMGDSTVVDGTVYNPPHKPENVSIVPTLNVGAHDFAWLKKFWNLNYLPPHKLRYFSRWPRFGVPRIPRSGNLSLDRVMTEFFLRVDATPACIKHMPLDDDDPAKGLTFNMTKLKYEICFSRGKQKYTFECKRDTLDLVYQGVDLHMPKAILDKEDSTTVAKVVQMTKKNCQPSTMGRIPSEKHNNISGCTEKHRDDGFLLSCDYFTIRRQAPKADPTRLLAWQEAGRKNLEMTYVRSEFENGSESDDHTRSDPGDDDGYNVVIADNCQRVFVYSLKLLWNIENRDAVWSWVGGLSKAFAPPKPSPSRQYAQRKLLEENQSHAESEVNQDDISKPPSTSHNADSPSQHAETSGSLSSPSHSAKIENSSSAVALFPATNGSIDDSEEEGTRHFMVNVIEPQFNLHSEEANGRFLLAAVSGRVLARSFHSVLHVGYEMIEQALGSGDLHLPESVPEMTWKRMEFSVMLEHVQAHVAPTDVDPGAGLQWLPKIRRSSPKVKRTGALLERVFMPCDMYFRYTRHKGGTPDLKVKPLKELTFNTDNITATMTSRQFQVMLDVLTNLLFARLPKPRKSSLSFPAEDDEDVEEEADEMVPDGVEEVELAKIELERKEREQKLLLDDIRRLSLNGDTSGDLSRKEGELWMITGGRSNLVQGLKRELVNAKRFRKAASASLRMALQKAAQLRLMEKEKNKSPSYAMRISLKINKVVWNMLVDGKSFAEAEINDMIFDFDRDYKDVGVALFTTKYFVVRNCLPNAKSDMVLSAWNPPPDWGKKVMLRVDAKQGAPRDGNSHIELFQLSVKRHWLNRKKS from the exons GGTGCTGTTGAATCTGTGTCTGTTGGTGAAATTAGACTCAGTGTACGCCAGTCCCTGGTCAAACTTGGGGTTGGTTTCTTTTCCAGAGATCCTAAGCTGCAAGTATTAATATGTGACTTGGAAATTGTAATGAGGTCTTCTAGCAGAGGCTCACAGAAAACTAAAGCTCAAAAAGCCCGAACTCGCAATTCAGGCCGGGGAAAGTGGATGGTCTTAGCTAACATAGCaagatttttgtcagtttctgtTACAGATTTGGTTGTAAAG AGTCCCAAAGCTATGATTGAAATTAAGGAATTGAGATTGGATATAACCAAAGATGGTGGATCCAAGCCAAATCTATTTGTTAAGCTACGCATATTACCTATTATTATTCACATGGGTGAACCACGTGTTAGTTGTGACCAATCATCCAACTATGATGGTGGAGGATGCATTTCTGTAGGCGAGACATCATTTGGTATAACAGAAGGGccttttgcttccttcatttgtGAAGATTTTTCTCTCTCTTGTGAATTTGGTCATGATAG GGAGGTAGGTGTAATTATCCGCAATTTGGACATTACCTGTGGTGAGGTCATTGTGCACCTGAATGAGAAGCTGCTTTCAAAAAACAGGACTTTAGATGCTTCTACTCAGACAGATAAAGCTGTAGTCAATTCTGCTGTTGTTAAAGATCCACAACGAAAACAATCAGTACTTGTTGCAATTATAAAGTACACTTCTATGTTTCCTCAAAAG GTTAGCTTCACTTTACCAAAACTGGATGTGAGGTTTGTTCATCGGGAGCATGATCTTGTTATTGAGAATAATATCATGGGCATTCAATTAAAGAGCATCAAATCCTtatgcactgaagatatgggggAGAGTACTCGCCTTGATGTTCAGATGGATTTCAGTGAGATACAT CTTCTCAGAGAAGCTGGCACTTCTGTTATGGAGATATTGAAAGTTGTTGTCATCTCTTTTGTTTACATTCCACTAGAG CCAACCTCACCAGTTAGAGCTGAAATAGATGTTAGGCTGGGAGGTACTCAATGCAACATTATAATGAGTAGGTTGAAGCCATGGTTACAACTCCACTActcaagaaagaaaaaaatggtacTTCGAGAGGAAATTCATGTGCCAGTAAAATCACAATCAACTGCATCCAAAGCCATCATGTGGACATGTACTGTCTCAGCTCCTGAGATGACGATTGTTCTTTATAGTATCAACGGGTTGCCTTTGTATCAT TTATGCTCACAATCATCACATGTTTTTGCAAATAACGTGTCAAGCATGGGTACTGCAATACATTTGGAACTTGGTGAACTAAACTTCCACATGTCAGATGAATATCAAGAATGCTTGAAAGAGAGCCCATTTGTTGTTGAATCAAATTCAGGTGCTTTAGTTCATATAGCAAGGGTTAGTTTAGATTGGGGCAAAAAGGATATTGAATCTTCTGAAGAGGATGGTGCTAGATGTAAATTAGTTCTCTCTGTTGATGTGACTGGTATGGGTATTTATTTTAACTTCAAACGTGCACAATCACTTATAGCAACTGTCATTTCCTTTCAATCTCTCTTGAAAAGTCTATCTGGTTCTGGTAAAAAAACATCACAGAGCCGAGGTGGGCGATCTTCTAAACCATCAGGGAAAGGGATTCAAgtattgaaatttaatttggaacGTTGCACTGTAAatttttgtggtgaaacaagttTGGACAATGCTGTTGTTGCTGATCCAAAGCGCGTCAATTATGGATCGCAGGGTGGTCGAGTTGTAATTAGTGTCTCAGATGATGGCACCCCACGTACTGCAAGTGTGATATCCACAGTTTCTGATGATTGCAAGAAGTTGAAATATTCTCTTTCTCTTGACATATTCCATTATGCTTTGTGTGTGATCAAGGAGAACCAAACTACAGAAATGGAACTTGAAAGAGCAAGGTCTATTTATCAGGAACATTTGGAGAAACATAGATCTGATACAAAAGTAACATTGTTTGATGTGCAGAATGCAAAATTTGTACGGCGCTCTGGTGGTCTTAAAGGGATTGCTATTTGCTGTCTTTTCAGTGCTACTGAAATTACTGTCAGGTGGGAGCCTGATGCACATTTGTCATTGATTGAACTTGTTCTGCAGCTGAAATTACTGGTGCACAATCAAAAGCTTCAGGAACATGGTAATGAAAGGACGGAAGAAGCCTCAAGCATGAGAGATACTGAACAGAAGAAAGATGCCTCTTTGGAATCAGGAAATTTTGATAAGCCTAAGAAAAAGGAAAATATTTTCGCTGTTGACGTGGAAATGCTGAGTGTATCTGCTGGGGTTGGAGATGGAGTTGATGCAATGGTGCATGTTCAGTCAATTTTTTCAGAGAATGCCCGCATAGGAGTACTTCTTGAaggacttgtattaagttttaatggGGCCAAAGTATTCAGAAGTGGTAGAATGCAAATTTCTCGCATACCTAGTACCTCTAGCAGTTCATCTAATGCAAAACTGCCTTCAGCTATCACATGGGATTGGGTGATTCAAGGGCTTGATGTTCATATTAGAATGCCGTACAGGTTGGAGTTGCGTGCCATTGATGATTCAGTTGAAGATATGTTGCGGGCTTTGAAGCTTGTTACTGCTGCTAAAACTCAACTTATATTTCCCATGAAGAAAGAAAGCTCTAAGTCTAAAAAGTCTAGTTCAACAAAATTTGGATGTGTAAAGTTTTGCATACGCAAGCTAATTGCTGATATTGAGGAAGAACCGATGCAGGGTTGGCTTGATGAGCACTACCAGCTGATGAAGAGTGAGGCCTGTGAGCTGGCTGTCAGGCAGAAGTTTCTTGatgaatttatttccaaagtTAATAATTGTTCTAAAACTGCTGAAACAAATGACTCCACCATTGAAAGAAAGGTTAATTGTAATGGGGTTCAGATTGACATGCAAGATCCTTTAGCTATTCAGAAAATGCAAGAAGAAATTTACAAACAATCATTTAGATCATATTACCAGGCATGCCAGAAGTTAGTACCTTCTGAAGGTTCAGGTGCCTGTAGGGAGCGGTTTCAGTCTGGTTTTAAGCCTAGCACTTCAAGAACTTCTCTTCTTTCCATTTCTGCTACAGAGCTGGATGTAAGCTTGACAAGGATTGATGGTGGAGATGATGGGATGATAGAGGTTCTGAAAAAGCTTGATCCTGTCTGTCGTGAAGTGGACATACCATTTTCTCGACTCTATGGGAGTAACATTTTATTGCACACTGGCACCCTTGTTGCTCAGATAAGAAATTACTCATTTCCTCTTTTTGCTGGTGCGGCTGGTAAATGTGAAGGTCGTGTTGTGCTAGCACAGCAG GCAACCTGCTTTCAGCCCCAAATTTACCAAGATGTCTTCATTGGGAGGTGGAGAAAGGTGCGCTTGCTCCGTTCAGCTACCGGCACAACTCCTCCAACAAAATCATACTTCGATTTGCCTATGTATTTTCAGAAAGCTGAAGTATCATTTGGTGTCGGTTATGAACCATCTTTTGCTGATGTGAGCTATGCTTTTACAGTTGCTCTTCGTAGGGCAAATCTAAGTGTCAGAAATCCTGGTCCACTAGTTCAACCACCGAAAAAGGAGCGCAGTTTACCATGGTGGGATGATATGAGAAATTACATTCATGGAAATATCACCTTTGGCTTTTCTGAAACTAGATGGCATATTCTTGCAACAACTGATCCTTATGAAAAGCTTGACAAGCTTCAAATCACATCTGGTTCCATGGAGATCCAGCAGTCAGATGGCCGTATTTATATGTCTGCAAAGGATTTTAAGATTTTCTTGAGCAGTTTGGAGAGGTTGGCAAGCAACTGTGGCTTAAAACTTCCTAGTGGTGTATATGGTGCTTTCCTTGAAGCTCCAGTCTTTATTCTTGAAGTCACAATGGATTGGGACTGTGATTCTGGCACTCCATTGAATCATTATCTATTCGCACTCCCTAATGAAGGGAGGCCTCGTGAAAAAGTTTTTGATCCCTTCAGGTCTACATCTCTCTTGCTCCGGTGGAATTTCTCTCTAAGACCCTCTATTTCCTTATGTGAAAATCAATCCTCTTCTTCCTCCATGGGAGACAGCACTGTAGTAGATGGAACTGTCTATAATCCACCTCACAAACCTGAAAATGTTTCAATTGTTCCAACACTGAATGTCGGTGCTCATGATTTTGCATGGTTAAAGAAGTTTTGGAACTTGAATTATCTTCCTCCTCACAAATTACGTTATTTCTCCCGGTGGCCTCGTTTTGGGGTTCCCAGAATTCCCAGATCAGGAAATTTGTCACTGGACAGAGTGATGACAGAATTTTTCCTCCGTGTAGATGCTACACCCGCTTGTATAAAACACATGCCATTAGATGATGATGACCCAGCAAAAGGACTTACTTTTAATATGACAAAGTTGAAATATGAAATCTGTTTCAGTCGGGGTAAGCAGAAGTACACTTTTGAATGCAAGCGAGACACTCTTGATCTTGTTTACCAGGGTGTGGACCTTCACATGCCTAAGGCCATCTTAGATAAAGAAGATTCTACCACTGTTGCAAAAGTAGTTCAAATGACAAAGAAAAATTGCCAGCCTTCAACTATGGGTAGAATTCCCAGTGAAAAACACAATAATATCAGTGGTTGCACTGAGAAGCACCGGGATGATGGATTTCTTTTATCATGTGATTATTTTACAATCAGAAGGCAGGCACCAAAGGCTGACCCTACAAGGTTATTGGCATGGCAAGAGGCTGGGAGAAAAAATCTTGAGATGACATATGTGAGGTCTGAGTTCGAAAATGGGAGTGAGAGTGATGATCACACAAGATCTGACCCAGGCGATGATGATGGATACAATGTGGTAATTGCTGACAATTGTCAGCGAGTTTTTGTTTATAGTCTCAAGCTTTTATGGAATATTGAGAATAGGGATGCTGTTTGGTCCTGGGTTGGTGGATTGTCCAAAGCATTTGCACCTCCCAAGCCTTCTCCTTCTCGGCAGTATGCACAGAGGAAATTACTTGAGGAGAACCAATCACATGCGGAAAGTGAAGTGAATCAAGATGATATATCTAAACCCCCTTCTACCAGCCATAATGCTGATTCCCCTTCTCAACATGCAGAGACTTCAGGGTCTCTCTCATCTCCATCACATTCAGCTAAAATAGAGAATTCATCTTCTGCTGTTG CTTTATTTCCAGCAACAAATGGAAGCATAGATGATTCTGAGGAGGAAGGGACTCGCCATTTCATGGTGAATGTTATCGAGCCACAATTCAATCTGCATTCTGAAGAAGCCAAT GGTAGATTCCTCCTTGCTGCTGTTAGTGGTCGTGTTTTGGCCCGATCATTTCACTCTGTCCTTCATGTTGGTTATGAGATGATTGAGCAAGCACTGGGCAGTGGAGATTTACACCTTCCTGAATCTGTACCTGAAATGACATGGAAGCGCATGGAGTTCTCTGTGATGTTGGAGCATGTGCAGGCTCATGTTGCACCAACTGATGTTGATCCTGGGGCTGGACTGCAGTGGCTCCCAAAAATTCGAAGAAGCTCCCCTAAAGTAAAGCGTACTGGTGCTCTACTTGAAAGAGTGTTTATGCCTTGTGATATGTACTTTCGGTACACAAGGCACAAAGGCGGGACTCCAGACCTGAAG GTGAAGCCTCTAAAAGAGCTCACTTTCAATACAGATAATATAACTGCTACAATGACATCTCGTCAGTTTCAGGTTATGCTGGATGTGTTGACCAATCTCCTTTTTGCACGGCTTCCCAA GCCTAGAAAGAGTAGTCTGTCATTTCCAGCTGAAGATGATGAAGATGTTGAAGAGGAGGCGGATGAGATGGTGCCTGATGGTGTAGAAGAGGTTGAACTTGCTAAAATCGAACTTGAACGGAAAGAACGTGAGCAGAAGTTACTTCTTGATGACATCAGGAGATTGTCTCTTAATGGTGATACTTCTGGGGACCTTTCAAGAAAGGAAGGCGAATTGTGGATGATCACTGGTGGAAGATCCAATCTG GTACAAGGGCTGAAGAGAGAGCTTGTGAATGCAAAAAGGTTTAGGAAGGCAGCATCTGCATCATTAAGGATGGCTTTGCAGAAAGCTGCCCAGCTACGTCTGATGGAGAAGGAGAAGAACAAAAGTCCATCCTATGCAATGCGTATATCTTTGAAAATCAACAAAGTTGTTTGGAACATGCTTGTAGATGGTAAATCTTTTGCTGAGGCTGAGATAAATGACATG ATCTTTGATTTTGACCGGGATTACAAGGATGTCGGTGTTGCTCTATTTACAACAAAATATTTTGTTGTGAGAAACTGCCTGCCAAATGCCAAGTCTGATATGGTTCTGTCAGCGTGGAATCCTCCACCAGATTGGGGGAA